The sequence below is a genomic window from Thiofilum sp..
CGGGGTGGGCTGGTATCCGTTTTTCTTTGATTGGGCAGGGTTGTATCAGGACGGGGTGATTGATGCGAAGGAGTGGAAGGATAATCGGCTGAGGTTTTTTTGAGCAACCATTAGTAAAAATGGTCGCTCAATTTTGCTCTAAAATTATTATGGAATTAAATGATTTAAAATAAAATGTATCTTTTCTGAGATTTCATTTAAACCTAAACTATTATCCGATAATAGCTTTTCAAAACTATTGAATATTTTTGGCACTAGCGTCAAAAAACGACTAAAATTTTCTAATTTTTGCCATTTCTTGATTTTTAAACTAAGAATTTCTTTTTCTAACTGTAATTTTTGAATTTCAGATGTTAAATCTTTCATCTTATATTCTCCTGTTTCAGGATAATTAACGTCATCACGACGTGCATCTGGGGTTGAAAATACCACTCCCATTACTAAATATTATATACTTATCGTAAAACAATCAATAAATACTTTTTAAATCAGTTACTTAAACTTCATTTGCACACTAATTCCCACCTAACTCTAACATAAGCAGAAATTCCAATTATTTATAAGTTATTGATAAATAATATTTTAATTTTCATATATGGACGTTTAGTTACCCATAAGACGACATTTACCTTGCAGGTTCAGTCGTGGTCTTTTCTTTTTTCGTGCGTAAGCACACCTCTTCTTTTTATTTTTAATATTTTTAATATTTTTAGACGCGAAATTCTCTTTTAAAATCAATATATTGCAAAGGCATAAGACGACGTTTTCCGTGCTATAAGACGACGTTTTCCGTGCTATAAGACGACGTTTTCCGTGCTATAAGACGACGTTTTCCATGCTAATAAAGACTATAAATAAAATTGTCTTTTTGAAAGACTTAATGATATAGTAGTCTCTACTATGAAAGACCTAATTGTTAAAGACAACGCATTGATTAACGCTGGCTATAGTCTAACGATTGTTGAACAGCGCATTATTTTACTAGCCATTGTTGAGGCTAGACGAACCAATACTGGAACAAAGAGGCCAACACCCTTTAACTATTCATGCCGATAGTTACATAACGCATTTTGATGCCCATAAAAATACTGCCTACAGTGCTCTACAAGAGGCGTGTAAAAATTTGTTTGAAAGACGATTTACTTATCAAGAGATCAATAAATGGAAATCTTGAAAAGGTTTATAGTCGTTAAGTTAGTGAGGTTCGATATATTGATAATGGTCAGTGTCAAACTGATTTTTCTCCAGCCGTAGTACCTCTCATCACCAATTAGAAAAACAATTTACCAGCTTATGAGATAGAACAAGT
It includes:
- a CDS encoding RepB family plasmid replication initiator protein, whose protein sequence is MKDLIVKDNALINAGYSLTIVEQRIILLAIVEARRTNTGTKRPTPFNYSCR
- a CDS encoding RepB family plasmid replication initiator protein — protein: MRLDEPILEQRGQHPLTIHADSYITHFDAHKNTAYSALQEACKNLFERRFTYQEINKWKS